The Halostagnicola larsenii XH-48 region CGGGATTCGGGAATACGCGGCAGGTTTCGAAGCCCTCCGGTTCCGAGAGCGTACCCCCGACGGAGTACGAACTCGACGACGCCGGCGAACAAAACGAGGCCGACCGTGACGCCAGTGATCGTCGACATAACGTACATGTCGAATAGATTCTGCGCGCCTGCGGTCGACAGTTCGGCGATACCGACACCTGCAAACAGCGCGACCACTCCACCTGCGGGCGCGAGCAATCGAGTGTGTGCACTCACCAGTACCGGGACTGCAACTTGGACGAACGCGAACAGGGAGAAGACGCCGACCCAGATGGGCGTGTCGATCGTCGTGTACTCGAGAACCTCGAACAGCGCGAGCAGCGCGGCGACGTGAACGATCCCACTGAGGACGGACACTGTGACCGAAAAGCGGCTCGGGTGGTTCATGTGTCTTAGCACCCTTTCCTATCGCCTACCAGCGAATCGCTGCTCTCGGGCGTGTTTTGGCCGGGGCTCGAGTCACGTAGCTGTCTGCCTCGAGCATCTGAACACCCCCGAGACCGGGGGAATTCTGCGTAGCCAAAACACAACGGAACAGATTCTGTGGAGGTATTATCGGACAGTTGCAAACGGGGTCACCTACCGCTTCATTTCGTTCCGTTGTTATCTTTCTTTGGTAATAATATCTCCCTCCGAGAAATGTCACGAAGAGTGAAACTGCTCGATGGAACCAAAAAGTGCGCTTCTCGTCCTTTTTAGAGATCCGTATTGGAGGCAAACGTCCGCTGGCGTCGAAACCACACTCCGAAGCGAAACGGTTGTTTGCTAATCCATCGCAATGTAGGTCTGCGTGTCCTCGACGCCGTTGATTCCCTGTATCTGCGTCGCCGCGATTTCCTTTACCGCCGCGGGCGTCTCGACCCTGGCTTTGGCGATGATATCCACGTCGCCGGCGACGATGTGGGCCGAGTCGACGCCCTCGAGTCCTTCGATGCTGTCCCGTAGCCGATCCGCCTCGCCCGTGTTCGCTTTGACCATGATATATGCTGTAACCATCAGTTCGTACCTCCAGTGTTGGCTTCGGTGTCTTCGACCGTCGTTTCCGCTTCGATCTCCGCGCCGGTCCGGCCCGCCGTCTCGCCGACGACGATCTGTCGAACGTCGCTCAGCACCGCAAAGTCCGCGAGCACGACCAGTCGATCGCCCGACTCGAGCGATTCGTCGGCCGTCGGGATCTCGAGGTCGCCGTCGATCTTCCCGAACGCGAGGACGGTCGCATCCGCGGGGAGTTGCAGTTCGCTGATCGTGTAGCCGTTGATCGGGGCCTCGTCGGTGATCGTCAGTTCGACGACCTGCAGGTGCTGGGCGATGTCGGCGATGGCTCGGATCGTGCCGCCCAGCAGGGCGTTTTTCGCGCCCATCGCGCCGAGGCGTTCGGGGTAGATCACCTCGTCGACGACGTCGGCGTACTTTCGGTAGATCTCCTCGCGGTACTCCTCGTCGATCCGCAGGACGGTCCGACAGCCGTAGTGGTCGGCGATCAGACACGCCGAGAAGTTCGTGTTCAGATCGCCCGTCAGCGCGCCGACCGCGTCGGCGTCCTCGACTCTCGCTTGCTCGAGCAGCGTTTCCTGCGAGCCGTCGCCGTCGACGACCGTAAATCCCTGATTGCGCGCTCGCTTGGCCGTGGCCTCGTCTCGTTCGATCAGCGTCACATCGTGGCCTTCTTCGTGCAAGACGCGGGCGGTGCGCAAGCCGACCCGTCCAGCCCCGATTAGTACGAACCGCATGGAGTGGGATACGCCCGCCCCCGTGAATAAGTTTGCCCTGCGTTAGCGAATCACTTGGTAGTCGAGACCTCGAGATAGTTCGCCCGTTTCAGCGGTGAGTAGCGGTGCACGCCTGCTCGAATCGCGTTGTTGAGATACGAAAAAGTATGAAACATAACTAGTATCCTGGTAGATGGCGATAGCGATGGGAGTAGCCTACCAGAGCAACAATAAGCATATTACATTCAATTACGTACCGTTACGTATGCCAGTCGACTTCGAGCAGTACCGCCCGACGGATCTTCCCGACGAGAATACGAACGGGCGAGCGATCCTCGAGTTCCTCGCCGCACGCCCCGAAACCGGCTATCGAGCCGGTGAGCTCGCGACGGAGCTGGACATCCCCCGCGGCAGCGTCGGAACGACCTTGAGCCGGCTCGAGAGTCGAGGACTCGTCCGCCACAAAGGGGAGTACTGGGCCATCAACCCCACAGCGTACGACACACACACGGCGAGCGTCGTTGGCCTCCAGACGGTTGCCGAACAGTTCGAAGGCGACTACTACGACGACAACTCGGACTGGGATAGCGATCTCGAGGATCTAAACGAGCAGGCGAACGACTCTCCCGAGGAGAAGTGATGTACGATCGGGGCGTTATCATCGTCGCTGCGGATCCCTACGGAAATACACCACGTCGCCCGTATCTAATCATTAGCGACGAAACCCATCCATTTGCTGGTCGCCAGTATATCGCGCTCGGGATTACGGCCGCCGAATACGCCGATGCCCGATCCCTCGAGGGCGCATTCGAAGCTGGGACGCTCGAGCGAGAATCGTTCGTCTCACCCTAGGCTGTCGTTTCGTTACGGGATCGCGACATCGACCGGGCAGTCGCTCGCGTTTCCGAGGACTTCCTGTATACTGTTATTGACGATCTGATCACGTACGTTTCGCTGTAGCGCCACGCTCGATTTCGGGAAAGGTTTTAGTCGTGCCAGAGTGTACCACACCTCGAGCAATGGTCCACGCCTTCATCATGGTGAAGACGGCCGCCGGGAAATCCGAGCGCCTGCTCGAGGACATCAGAGCGCTCGAGCAGGTCGCGGAGGCCCACATCGTCGCCGGCACCTACGACATCATCGCCGAAGTCGACGTTCCCGACGTCTACGACGTGTTACAGACGGCCTCCTCGGACGTGCAGGGGCTCGAGGGTGTGGCCGACACGAAGACGTACATCGGGATGGACTAAAGAACAAACTTTTACTCTGCGCTCTGGCACGCTGTGCGGCATCGCCGCCAGCGTGCCGTCGCTCGGTAAAACTTTGATGAAAAGCACTCCTCCCTCGCCGGTGGGTCGGTCGTCGGCCCGCTCGGCCGCGCCGCGGCCTCGCGGCTCGAAGCGGGTGGAACTGCCTGCCCTCCCCCGGGTCGTGCGACTCTTGTAGTACTCGAGTCGCACTCTCGGCCACGGCGTTTGGACCGCAAAATACCGCTCCGTTACATCGGCATGCCGCCACTGTTTCCGTTCCCCTCTGTCGCCTGTTGGCCCTGGCTCTGGGCGTTCTCGAGCAACGTTGCAGCCTCGCCCTCGTACTCGTAGCCGGGGACGATTCCCTGGGCGTAGGTTCCTTCGACGTACTCGAGCAGCGTTTTGGCGTCCTCGACTCCCTCCGCGGCGTCCCAGGCGACGTACTCGAGGATCACGCGGACTTCGTCGGGGTCGCGCTCGAGAACGGGTTCCTCGTGGGTGCTCGTGTGAGCGAGCGAGAAAGTATCCTCGAGTCGCCGCTCGAGGGTTTCGAACCAGCCGTCCTCGACGACTTGCTCGACGGTAGGGCCGGTATCGGCGGCGGCAGCCGAAAGCGTCGGCAGCGCGATCGTAATGTGGAACTCGCCGTCTCGGTTTCCCTCACCCTCCTCGGCCGTGACGGTCGTCTCGAAGACGGTCGTTTCGAGGTCGTAGCCTGTGTTATCCCCTCGCGGCGCGAACGCGTCGTGGGACTCGAGTTCGCGCTCGACGGCGGCGGGCTGGTCGGTCATTACCCGGACAAGGGCCGGGTCGAAAAAGGGTGTTACGCTGGCGCGTCGGTCGGTGCCGGCCGGTTGGCTTCACAGTCACACGATCCGAACTGTTTAGCGTCGTTTCGGACCGTTTCTGACCGGAAAAGACGCGTTTCTCGAGGCGAACGCGCTCCATAACTACAACCGATGTTGTTATCTGTCGGTGTCATGAGTCTTGATAGATCCGAGGCGGAACGCCGTCGGTTCGCACGGCTGCTCGGCATCGACGGCGGCGCTGGCTCCGGATTACCCATCGGTTCGCGGACCAAAAACGAGATGCAGGGGAGCGATACGGCCGTTTCGAACGCGGAACGCAACGCCGAGGAAGTTTAGTCGAGTGCCCGTTCTTCGAGGTACGTATTCAGCGCGGTCGCGACCTCTTCGAAGTCCTTGAGTGTCAGTCCGTCGGTGGTGACCAGCACGCCTTCGCGGTCGTTGGTCACCCTGATGAGAAAGCCGTTGTCGAAGACGCGGATCGTGTAGTTGTAATCGCCGAGTTCGGATCCCTCGTAGGCGGTCTGGGCGGTCGTGAAGCCGCGCCATTCGTGACCGATGAACGTCGAGAGGTCCGCGTCGCGCTCGAGGTCGTCGCGGAGGTAGAGTTGCTCGTAGTCGTCTCTCGTGAAGTAGGTGACCGAACGCAAGCTATCGCCGATGGCTGTCCGGGCAGTCGTGACGATCTGGTTCGACGTGTCGGACGTGAGTAGCCCTGTGGCCATACCGGAGGGCTGGTTCTCCGGGACCTTAATCACGGTGGCTTTCCGCGGCCGGTGTGATCTGCCCGGTTCGGGACACTTGGGCGGTTCAAACGCGACTTCGGACCGTTAGGCTTGTTCGATCGCCTGCTCGAGGTCCGCGATCACGTCCTCGACGTCTTCGATCCCGACCGAGAGCCGGACGAGGTCGTCGGTGACGCCGCCGGACAGTTTCTCCTCCTCGGTGAGTTGCTGGTGGGTCGTACTCGCCGGGTGGATGATCAGCGTCTTCGCGTCGCCGACGTTCGCCAGCAGGCTCGTCAGATCCACTTCGTTACAGACGGTCTCGGCCGCGTCGTAGCCGCCCTCGAGTCCGAACGTTATCATGCCGCCGTAGCCGCCCTCGAGGTATTTCTCGGCGTTTTCGTGGGTCTCGTGGCTCTCGAGACCAGGATAGTTGACCCAGGAAATCTTGTCGTGGTCCGCTAAGTACTCCGCGACGAGCTGGGCGTTCTCGGAGTGTTTTTCCATTCGCAGGGGAAGCGACTCGAGTTTCTGGAGCGTGACCCATGCGTCGAACGGCGACTGCTGGTTGCCCAGATCGCGCAATCCACGAGTGCGCGCAGCGATCGCGAACGCTTGGTCGCCAAACGTCTCGTGGAAGTTGATCCCGTGGTAGGCCGGGTTCGGCTCCGTGAGTTCGGGGTAGTCGCCCTCGTCCCAGGGGAAACTGCCGCCGTCGACGAGGATCCCGCCGACCGTCGACCCGGAGCCGGTGAGCCACTTCGTCGTCGAGTTCCAGACCAGGTCCGCGCCGTGCTCGAGCGGTCGACAGAGGTGGGGCGTGGCGAAGGTGTTGTCGACGAACAGCGGCACGTCGTTTTCGTGTGCGATCTCTGCGACCCGTTCGATGTCGGGCGTGACGAGCGCCGGATTCCCGATCGTCTCTAAGTGAACGAACGCGGTGTCGTCGTCGATGGCCTCCTCGTAGGCGTCGTAATCGAGCGTGTCGACGAACTTCGTCTCGATGCCGCGCTTTGCGACGGTGTGCGTGAGGTACGTGTAGGTCCCGCCGTACAGCGCCGACGCGGAGACGATGTTGTCGCCGACCTCGGCGAGGATGAACGTTGCGAGGTCGAAGGCGGCCATCCCGGATGCCGTCGCGAGCGCGCCGGTACCCCCCTCGAGCGCCGCGATGCGTTCTTCTAACATCGCGTTCGTCGGATTCATGATCCGCGAGTAGATGTTGCCGAACTCCTCGAGTCCGAACAGGTTCGCGGCGTGTTCGGTGTCCTCGAAAACGTAGGATGTCGTTTGATAGATCGGCGGTGCTCTGGCTCCCGTGGTCGGATCCGGCTCCTGACCCGCGTGGACGCTGTTCGTTGCGAAACGGTGGTCGGATTGCTCGTTGCTCATACGCGAATACAGTTGTGAGGGTCTGTTGTAAAGGTATACGTCGATCGACGGATACTCGGCCGGAAGGTCCAAGGAAGCCGAATTCGCTCGAGCAGATTCGTCGTCCTGTGCTGTAAGCTGGCGTTTGGACGAATCGAGAAACGCGTCTCCGGTTGGATCCCGCGAGTTACAACAGCCCCATCGCAAAGAGGCCGGTGAGCGGATCTCGAAGCAGTATAAGTAGCGCGCCTGCGGCCACGACGATGATAATCCAGGCGAACATGATGTACATCGCTTTGCGGATGAAATCTTCGTCTTC contains the following coding sequences:
- a CDS encoding potassium channel family protein, translated to MRFVLIGAGRVGLRTARVLHEEGHDVTLIERDEATAKRARNQGFTVVDGDGSQETLLEQARVEDADAVGALTGDLNTNFSACLIADHYGCRTVLRIDEEYREEIYRKYADVVDEVIYPERLGAMGAKNALLGGTIRAIADIAQHLQVVELTITDEAPINGYTISELQLPADATVLAFGKIDGDLEIPTADESLESGDRLVVLADFAVLSDVRQIVVGETAGRTGAEIEAETTVEDTEANTGGTN
- a CDS encoding O-acetylhomoserine aminocarboxypropyltransferase/cysteine synthase family protein; the protein is MSNEQSDHRFATNSVHAGQEPDPTTGARAPPIYQTTSYVFEDTEHAANLFGLEEFGNIYSRIMNPTNAMLEERIAALEGGTGALATASGMAAFDLATFILAEVGDNIVSASALYGGTYTYLTHTVAKRGIETKFVDTLDYDAYEEAIDDDTAFVHLETIGNPALVTPDIERVAEIAHENDVPLFVDNTFATPHLCRPLEHGADLVWNSTTKWLTGSGSTVGGILVDGGSFPWDEGDYPELTEPNPAYHGINFHETFGDQAFAIAARTRGLRDLGNQQSPFDAWVTLQKLESLPLRMEKHSENAQLVAEYLADHDKISWVNYPGLESHETHENAEKYLEGGYGGMITFGLEGGYDAAETVCNEVDLTSLLANVGDAKTLIIHPASTTHQQLTEEEKLSGGVTDDLVRLSVGIEDVEDVIADLEQAIEQA
- a CDS encoding DUF5813 family protein, with translation MTDQPAAVERELESHDAFAPRGDNTGYDLETTVFETTVTAEEGEGNRDGEFHITIALPTLSAAAADTGPTVEQVVEDGWFETLERRLEDTFSLAHTSTHEEPVLERDPDEVRVILEYVAWDAAEGVEDAKTLLEYVEGTYAQGIVPGYEYEGEAATLLENAQSQGQQATEGNGNSGGMPM
- a CDS encoding MarR family transcriptional regulator, whose translation is MPVDFEQYRPTDLPDENTNGRAILEFLAARPETGYRAGELATELDIPRGSVGTTLSRLESRGLVRHKGEYWAINPTAYDTHTASVVGLQTVAEQFEGDYYDDNSDWDSDLEDLNEQANDSPEEK
- a CDS encoding Lrp/AsnC family transcriptional regulator, coding for MVTAYIMVKANTGEADRLRDSIEGLEGVDSAHIVAGDVDIIAKARVETPAAVKEIAATQIQGINGVEDTQTYIAMD
- a CDS encoding DUF7522 family protein; the encoded protein is MATGLLTSDTSNQIVTTARTAIGDSLRSVTYFTRDDYEQLYLRDDLERDADLSTFIGHEWRGFTTAQTAYEGSELGDYNYTIRVFDNGFLIRVTNDREGVLVTTDGLTLKDFEEVATALNTYLEERALD
- a CDS encoding Lrp/AsnC family transcriptional regulator; the encoded protein is MVHAFIMVKTAAGKSERLLEDIRALEQVAEAHIVAGTYDIIAEVDVPDVYDVLQTASSDVQGLEGVADTKTYIGMD